Genomic window (Acropora muricata isolate sample 2 chromosome 11, ASM3666990v1, whole genome shotgun sequence):
CAACGAAAGACTAAGTGCACTTTTGAAACATACCCGTTGCCGAGACATTGATAAAGAAGTTGCAGATCTTTGCGATAGCAGCTCATGCGTTGTTGACTAAGCATGGAGGAATTCAGTCTTCTCAGTCTGATTCAAGTATCTTTCGCCAGTTCCTTGATAAGTGTTCTTCTTGGTGCTCaatcacaaaagaaaacatttcactgAGTTTTTTTCAGGGTAAGGTTGGTGAAATTTTACGGCGGAGCGAAAGGGGAAGTAACCTCTTTATTGTTATATTTTCGAAAAGTCGTAGTaaagtttcaatgaaatttctttttttttttcctttttgtcttcTGAAAACTTGTTTTATCTACGACGTGAAACTTGGCATGATTACAAGACTTACGGTATGCATATAGCAATGCAATGCAGACATAAATGCCTCAATCATTGATATCAgtgattgtttttgtttttttcacgcGAGACAAGTTCTGACGTTTAAAGTGAAAGTGGTGGCTCACAACCAAAGATTTGGGCGAGATATCTGCTTGAGTGGAAGTCACTCTACGAACAAGCGATACTTAAACTATTACACCATTTCCACCACGCTAGGAGCAAATAGCAAAGTGCGGAAATTTGGCCGATTgcacgagttgataaaggttaaattttCACCCACGCGAGATAACTGACAaggctgacttttcgagcgttagccctttgccaGGGCGTTTTTGGTCTTTGCTCtttgctctgacgaaaggctgacactggaaatgtcagcttcattagggagctcaattaagcaaacacgacgtcgacggaaacgaaacgtcatctgaaaatgtaacttcgcgtttctgcaatcatttttcaattattcagagtcattatgcttgaaaaatgtgttctaactatcctggaattaaattggaaccagcgtttggaacataagaagacaacattgaacatttgtcatcatatgctcacgtcgtccacacaactgcaaaacaggtcatttcacgtcgtagaaagaacgagaacttctgcaaaatgtcaaaaaatgaaaaatgcacgtgcaaagcgtgcaaaaatactgtttttcattgtcaaatatgcaaatttgatgGGTTTTTGTTGTCATGGTTGGCTCCCTATTGTCTCTGGTTTCACTGTGGAATTTGACCCTTGTAAactttgatgccaaatttttgtgtttcacttgCCCCAAAGAGGCGGCACAAATGCCTCCTTAGTTAGAAACTGAACCGTCCAAATAGTAAACCAGTTCTTGTAGCTGTTATGGTTGTTTGCATTAATTagtgttgttgctgttgttgttgttgaactGACTGCGAtacccgccattttgaaagcgtGATTTAATACTGCTTGGTTTAAACATAGTTTTTTGATCTTTTCGGTTAGGATTCAATCAGAATAGACTGGCAGATTAATTGTAGCTTATGAAAATATCGGAAAATCATAACTGTGCAACTTCAGTAGAATGTCAAATATGCGTGAAATTTCGATGCCATTAAATTCTAGACCAACTGAACCATTTTCGTTGAGTTTCTACGCGTTGGAATCAAACAATTTACTACAGCGCAAAAGCAATCGAACAGCAGTTCAATATGAGCAAACAACAATTACCCAAGAACTCTTCGCACGCACTGTACTTCGCACTCGCTCCACACTTCGCACGCTCTTTTTTTCGCTCGCATTCCTCACTTCGCACGCTCTTTTTTCGCACGCACTCTTCACTCCGCACGCTCTTTTTTTCGCACTCTCTCTTTTCGCGCGCACTCCTCATATTGCACGTTCTTTTTTTTCGCACGTACTCTCACTTCGCACGCTCTTTTCTCCGGTGCCGGAGCAATTGTTTCATTTGTTCGCTGTTCGTCAGAAAGATGTCTGAAATGCGTGCAGTTCTGTCCTCAATTGCTTTCGGCTAAGTTAAATTCTGTAACAACCCAAAACCGTTTTTGTTGCCCATCTGTGCTCAATCTGCAACGGAAAGCACCATTGTAAAAGCACACAGATTCTAGGAATTTTAAGTTGGAGTTGCATTTATTTGATAGCATGTGTTGCATTGTATAAGCTTTAATTACCGTGCGAAACTTCTGCCTTTGTACGTTACCAGAAAAAATTTGCTGCATTTATTTACagcattacaataattttgCTCAATTTGCCGACGAGCAATAtcaatttgaaaatgtaaatggTTGCGAAAGGATTAAATAATAAATCGAATTCCTAGGAAGCCTAGAAAAACAAAGCACTGAACCTTTCAGTTACTCGTGTCATTCGGGATAAATTTtatgacaatgagaaaaagtttttgaaaaagtgaTTGCTCTTGGCAGTATCTTTCCGTTAAAAGCTTTGAAGAGGTCTTGAGTAGGTCTCAAAGCTATGTGATTTTTCAATGCTTAATTTaatgttttaaatttattttcgtACTTATTTGAGCAAAACTATCAAACGCAATGAAACAGCGATAAAGCGAGTCGTTTCGAATTTTGCGGTGCATTTGTAACAAAATTGAGTTTCATTACCTGATAAGGTAATACTGGCCGatagaaagaagaaaagaatcGATTTTTTATCAATGACAttctcagttttcttttctGGTCTCCAGCTTTTCTCGCTTATTTAGTTTAATGTATTTACCTTTTTTCGGTTGACAAAATATATTCAAAGAATTTCTCACGCTTGTGTTCATGAGATATAAACAGACTTTTTTGTGGAGAAGTGAGACACTTACATTTCGCCCTTGTTATTACCATCAGTTTTTCGATAGTTGTACTTCCCCGTTATGTCTGAACAcctgccaaaaaaaagaacattttccaaaatattttttcattttcaagggGTTCCAACCCAAAATTGGCTATAACAATTTGGAGTTCAGAAAATTTGCCCAAGGCAGTAAGCGGTTTATGCTTATAAGGCCGAAATGAGAACTGCTCTTGTTGTACAgtaattatttttcaatactTTCTTTTATCAGCTGAAAGTCCGTTTGTGCCGTTTTGAGTTGTGTGAGGTcattgaaactgaaaaagtGAATCGTCTATTGACGTTCAATATGATTTCAAAGGAATCGGTTTTTATCCATTATTGTAACGTGCCTCTCGACTTAAAATCGATAAGTGACCTAAAAGGTATGTTGCTTATTTTCTTACTTCAATTAGACCTGACTGCAGATGTTAGAAAGCGGTTTATTAGTCAAATCATTTTCGACCAATGGCATTGAATTATTATTTCCTCCCGCAGCTGCGAAGTAACTTCAAAATGTAATTTTTCCGACCAACGCATTTGTGTTGTCAATCAAAGACTATTCGTGCGATGACTTGATCGATGTCCTGCAAAGATTGTAGAAAATTTGTTTCCagtttgccttttctttttcttcaattaAGACTGTGGGTTTATGAGACAGAATGTCGAAGACTTGAGTCTTACGATTCTATGAGGTGAGCTTGTCAATATTTCACTTTTCGAATTGTTTCCGTTCATATTTTGCCAAAGTGATCGTAAATAGAAGGCTACTTACAGATCAAATTTTAGATTGTGAACTTAAAACTGAGTCAAATCCACTTTCCACTCATATTTCTTTAGCTACCGAGAACGAATCGTTGAAATACCTTGAAAGCTCAAGACAATTCTCACATTCTAGGGGACAATCTTTTGTTTGTGAAAAAAAGGCTGGGTTTTTGCACTGATGGGGGAACTTCGTCGCGAAACCATGTTTCTAGGGTAAAAGGAACCTGATTTAAAAGTTTCCAGGTTGTTGCTATGCAAGAAACATGGCATCTTTTAATGCGTGTAacggttttttctttttttgttgcaaCATTGAAAACGTTCTTCCTTTGATTATTAtcatccaattttttttatttatcaatGCACTCACTCGcattaaaatttcaagaaaatgacACCACAAGCCATCGTTACTTTGCAAATAGCAATTATTGTATTTGTTCGTCCGTGCCATACCTCAAATGCGTGCAAATCCATAATTAATTTCGGCTGCATTTAAAGGCATAGAAGGACTAACCCGCAATTATTGGGCACAATTATTCGCAGTGATCTTGCACGCAATTTCAATGTACGGCGGAAAAGAGCTCAACTCGAGCGAAAACCTCTCTTCTGTTGGCGAACAACTTGTGGGCTGGGTACTTTGTTGGTGTCCCACAAAGTTTGTGAAAAGGTACACTGTGTGAATAGATCTTACATTCGAAATACCAAATCGTCTTACTTTTGACGGGTGTCGTTACAAATACAGCATTTCCTCCTCCATTAAACCCCGAATGTTGGTGTGACTGTGACTGGAGCCCGCGACTTCTAATTGAATGTCAGAGGTTCTCTTTGAAGCGGGCTCGTAATTGTTCTGCGGTAAATCGAGAATGACGACTGAGAACCTCACATTCTAGTGTGAGAACGACTTCGGTTCAGAGCATGCGCAGTAAGAACGATGCTAATGCGAGTGCTGAGTGCTCAAAACTCATTCTTTGCATAAGCAAATTTATGAGCTTTCCCCGGCGCAGGACTCTTCAAGAGTTGGGTATAGACTCTGCCCACTCTGGTTGGTACGTAATTTTCCATAATTTTATCAAGGAAACGGCAGCTCCGTTCCCTACCCTTGTAGGTTTCAGTTTTAGAAGAAAAGGGCCGTCGGTCGCTTTGGATTGTACTCGGCAACTTTACTTTAAAGATGTGAACAAGATGTCAAGGTGACGACATtcgttttttgttcttttgtagGTGAATTAAAATCGATACGAATGGCAAACAACTCCGATGACAGCATTTTAAATAGTTCAACGACAGCATCTTCCTCTCAGTCACCAAAAGATGACCACAATTGGGTGCAAGGCCTCAAAGTTGTTTTAATCCTGACAGAGTTAATTGTGGTTATCGTTGGACTTCTCGGCAACTTCATCGTACTCTACGCTTTCATCTTCTACAAGAAACTAAGATCCAACGTTACAAACTACTTTGTCACATCATTGGCTCTCTCTGATATATTAACTACCGGACTGGTGACGTCGTTTCACTTGAACGCGACCACCACAGACCATCAATGGACACACGGCGAGTTCATGTGTAGTCTCTACACCACAATGTATTTACTTGCTGTGCCGAGCTCAATCATGAACCTATGCGCTGTAACTGTGGATCGGTATTTAGTGCTAAAGATGCCTTTCCGATACAACTCTCTCATGACTCCGAGGAGAGCTGTTTTGATAATCTGCTGCTTGTGGGTTTACTCCATTGTTTGGGCGTGCCTGCCTGTGATGGGATGGAAATTAAATCTGCCAGTTATCGAAAACGGCTTCTGTTATTTCAGCTCCACAAAAGAGTACAACGTCGCTGTCAATGTGTTCAACTTCTACCTCCCGATGATCTTTATGGCAGCCTTTTGGTCTTTAATCTTCGCGATCGTGCGCCAACATCGTAAGAGGTTTCAGAGAATTGAACGCAGTCTTTCTCTTAACACGAACGAGTCCTTGAACTATAGCAATGGCGACGTTGCGCATGTCAGTTCGCCGATTTCTCCTAAAATGGAGAAAGGGGAGAGGAAAAGACTTCGAAGAAATGTTCGTGGCTCGCGTTATATCGGTTTCATCGTTATACTTTTTTATTTCTGCTGGTTTCCTTACGTAACACTAAGTTTAGTGTTAAACCTCTGCGAAACTTGCTCCCACTATTTTTACTATGTACTCCCAGATGCTTTTCTAGCGCTGGGGTTTTTGAATTCTGCTCTGAACCCGTTCTTGTATCCTTTTCACGATAAGCACTTTAAAGGAGCGTTCAAGGACACCTGGAGGAAACTGAAGAACAAAACATTTGCGAGTGCATCCCGACGGCATCCCGAAGAAGTCGCTTTATGAAGGAGAGCGTCGGGTTGGCTATGTGGGTTGGGGAAAAGAGGCCTTATAGCGCTTACTCAGGCTTCCCAGTCAGCGCTGGTGCTTTTTCATTCATAAAAAAGTGCAATTTGTGCGCTGCACTCTTCAATATGCCACCGGCGGAATGTTTGAGTAATTATGTTCTCGTTTAATCACAGGTTTTGCGTTTATATTGCCTTTCGAACAACTAGGCCAAGTCGCAGTTTATTTCCTAGATTCTTGGAATTTATACTTGCAGCCTCTTGTCTGCAAATTCGTAGTTGCTGAGATCATCAGACGTGATGTTTTCCTTAAAGGCACTGGTGGTCCAAgcatatttttgctttttttacttCTTCGTGTATCCAAACAAATGATCTGCAAAATTATTCTAAATATGATAAAGAAACAAGTATATATCACttatgagacggccatgttccGTGGTAAAcaaaacagttttaaaaaatCTTAACTCGAGATGACTTTTGCTAATTATAGTCAAGTTTCAAAAGTCTTTAAAACATTTGCTCACGTGACATACTTATACGTGATTTGTACAAAAGCATATCCTATTGTTCTCGAATATATGCCGCCAAGTAGAAATTTGTCTGCAAAGTCTCTCTTTACGAATTTCAGACACAGGCAACATCGGAAATTTAAACGCTTCTGGGAAACGTCTGTTCACAGGTAAagaattttctgtttttgcaAGAATTATTGTACAATCCTCCATTGTAGGTTCCTTAATTTTTATCGGCACTTGAGCTGAGAGAGCGACTTTTTCGAGCAAGGGTAAAACTTTGCCTTTCTTCCAAAATCgcaaattttgtttcaaattgtaaACCTTTTAACGCTTTGTAATTACAGTTATTGAACAAGAtttgaaaaaagacaaaaacgacAGCTCACTTTATTTAAAATTTAACTGTCCATAGCCGGCAAGAAAATGGGCTTTTTGAAGTAAAGACTAGATCAAGTCAGCCCACTTTCaccatttgaaacaaacttattGTGGTAATAATAACTTGTTAAAACAGAGAACGAATTTCCTTGTAAATTTATCATGCAGGTAAATTTCTTGCCGCGCCGTTTATTCCACTTGTAAATAGATTGCAATAAAAACTAACGTAAATCATTTACCAGTGCttgtaaataacaacaataaacaaCAGAAATTTGACTCAGTGAGTCACTTTGTTGGCAGATTTTCTGTGGTTGGACTTAATCCAGATTAAGGAAAAAGGACTTGAAGTGGTCTTTTCGGAAGAGGGAGGATTTTCCAAGGTATCAGAAGATTCAATAGGGTTTCAAGGAAATAACTGTAGGCCAACGTCACAGGAAAAGTCATTTTAAACATTATTTTACGATATCATAAATTTAAACATATCTcgttatttttacattgttGCATGTTTCCTAAACTGCGGAGCACAAATTTGCGTTCTACACGTGCAATAGTGTTGTTTCTCCGTTCCAGCATTGCCGCAGCAATCGTAGCTTCTTAATTCCTGGAATTCTCAATCTACTGGCAAAGCCTCTAAAGAAGAAAATGATTAATCGAATGAAGACTAATAATCGTGTGGTATGTACTTAAGAACATTCCATTTTCGTAATATTTAACAACGTGAAATGTCAAAATATCTGATATTAAGAGCTCTTTGGTCAGGAATTCATAAAAAGTATTCCGTGATTGATGGTTACAATAATTcacttttaatttgtttcagtttGTATTAGGAATTAGTCCATGAAATAATTTATACTTCTTTTTGTAACCTTATTTATTATTCAGCGTTGTATTTTATGTcagaaattttatttttcattgggTAAGCTACTGGATTCAATTAACTCTTAGTAATTCTCCGCTACAAAATCGAGTGGTGCCCTGGGCACTAGCATGGCCGCTCTAGGCCTGGTGATAGCTTGGGTAGACAGCCATTTTCTGACTGATCGATTGACTGTAAACCACGAACAAGAACTGCGAGAGAAAAACTGCTTTTAGAATGCCCAAACCTGTAAATTGCTGTGTCCCTGGGTGCTTCAACAACTTTAGAAATTCTACTGGGCTTCAATATTACAGGATTCCCAAAGATAGTCGACTTAGAACGGAATATGTTCGCTTGATTCGAAACAAAACACTAAAACTCAACAGCGACAACACAAGGATTTGCTCCGAGCATTTCGAAGGTGGAAGGAAAATGAATCCAGACAATTTGCCCTCAATATTTCCATGGActaaagcaaaagaa
Coding sequences:
- the LOC136890031 gene encoding 5-hydroxytryptamine receptor 4-like isoform X2, with product MANNSDDSILNSSTTASSSQSPKDDHNWVQGLKVVLILTELIVVIVGLLGNFIVLYAFIFYKKLRSNVTNYFVTSLALSDILTTGLVTSFHLNATTTDHQWTHGEFMCSLYTTMYLLAVPSSIMNLCAVTVDRYLVLKMPFRYNSLMTPRRAVLIICCLWVYSIVWACLPVMGWKLNLPVIENGFCYFSSTKEYNVAVNVFNFYLPMIFMAAFWSLIFAIVRQHRKRFQRIERSLSLNTNESLNYSNGDVAHVSSPISPKMEKGERKRLRRNVRGSRYIGFIVILFYFCWFPYVTLSLVLNLCETCSHYFYYVLPDAFLALGFLNSALNPFLYPFHDKHFKGAFKDTWRKLKNKTFASASRRHPEEVAL